A genome region from Mesorhizobium sp. B2-1-8 includes the following:
- a CDS encoding TolC family protein, with product MKTTGLSTKAMGVGLLMAATMLSWGTHALTLKEAMAVAVESNPEIGQAIENREAIEFELRQAKGLYLPSVDLEASTGARRLDNSTRRALSIEHDALYPAETDLTVSQTLYDSGARRAELNRQASRVDGASFRVLERSEFIGLSVVQDYLEYMLQGSIVAEAKKNLGFHQAILHDIREGIAGGGLNEADRQQAEERLFAAKARMQEASEELEASRIRFFKTVGKPLTNASRPGDVSSALPRSLDDALGIARENNPRVHMANSDIAAAASQVDAARAKYGPSIVAEGTARAGYDIDGDNGDTSDLQARLVLRWNLYRGGIDKANEQEQIRRASEQRLGLHQVLREIEEAVRTSWDRRFRQADLAKTLKLQAAANEKLVASYREQFKVGQRSLLDVLDAQNTRFNTATLADTASYASLFAQYRLLAATGQLLKTMDIHPPKQATAYAKDEFAVPATADTETYARTPSEQTNDIPFDILAPVRKK from the coding sequence ATGAAAACGACAGGTCTGTCAACCAAGGCCATGGGCGTTGGCCTCTTGATGGCGGCTACCATGCTGAGCTGGGGCACGCATGCGCTGACACTCAAGGAAGCCATGGCGGTTGCGGTTGAATCCAACCCGGAGATCGGCCAGGCCATCGAAAACCGCGAGGCAATCGAGTTCGAGCTGCGGCAGGCAAAGGGGCTGTATCTCCCAAGCGTCGACCTGGAGGCATCTACCGGCGCTCGCCGCCTTGACAACTCCACCCGCCGCGCGCTCTCCATCGAGCACGACGCGCTTTATCCCGCGGAGACCGATCTGACGGTTTCGCAAACGCTCTATGATAGCGGCGCAAGGCGAGCCGAACTCAACCGTCAGGCCTCACGAGTCGATGGCGCCTCGTTCCGCGTGCTGGAGCGATCCGAGTTCATCGGACTTTCGGTTGTCCAGGATTACCTGGAATACATGCTTCAGGGCTCGATCGTGGCCGAGGCAAAGAAGAATCTGGGCTTTCATCAAGCGATTCTCCACGACATCAGGGAAGGCATAGCAGGCGGCGGGTTGAACGAAGCCGACAGGCAACAGGCCGAGGAGCGCTTGTTCGCGGCCAAGGCCCGCATGCAGGAAGCCTCCGAGGAACTCGAGGCCTCGAGGATACGCTTCTTCAAGACCGTCGGGAAACCGCTGACGAATGCTTCGAGGCCAGGCGATGTTTCCTCCGCGCTGCCAAGGTCCCTGGACGACGCGCTGGGCATTGCGCGGGAAAACAATCCGCGCGTCCACATGGCCAATAGCGATATTGCCGCCGCCGCCTCGCAGGTTGACGCCGCTCGGGCGAAATACGGCCCTTCGATCGTCGCCGAAGGCACTGCCCGGGCCGGATATGACATTGACGGCGACAATGGAGACACGTCCGATTTGCAGGCACGGCTGGTGCTGCGTTGGAACCTGTACCGGGGCGGCATCGACAAGGCGAATGAGCAGGAGCAAATCCGCCGCGCCAGCGAGCAGCGGCTTGGGCTGCATCAGGTTCTGCGGGAGATCGAAGAAGCCGTTCGCACGTCGTGGGATCGCCGCTTCCGGCAAGCCGACCTGGCAAAGACCCTGAAGCTGCAAGCCGCAGCCAACGAGAAGCTGGTTGCCTCTTATCGCGAGCAGTTCAAGGTCGGACAGCGCTCACTGCTCGACGTGCTGGATGCGCAGAATACGCGGTTCAACACAGCCACGCTGGCCGACACCGCGTCCTACGCATCCCTCTTTGCCCAATATCGGCTTCTGGCGGCGACCGGGCAGTTGCTGAAAACGATGGACATCCATCCGCCAAAGCAGGCCACGGCCTACGCCAAGGATGAATTTGCTGTTCCGGCGACCGCGGATACCGAAACCTATGCCCGGACCCCGTCGGAACAGACGAACGATATACCCTTCGACATCCTTGCCCCGGTCAGGAAGAAATGA
- a CDS encoding VOC family protein produces the protein MQNRSMPANTVIPVLAYPDVEAASRWLCEAFGFELRLTIGNHRVHLGFGDGAVVVTTLKSGGSAPSPGDEEFSVMVRVEDVDAHHRCAMRRGAMALTAPTSYPYGERQYSCRDLAGHAWTFSQTIADVAPEEWGGRAERHVETDSDDTF, from the coding sequence ATGCAGAACCGCTCCATGCCTGCCAATACGGTCATACCGGTGCTTGCCTACCCAGACGTGGAAGCGGCGAGTCGTTGGCTCTGCGAAGCCTTCGGATTCGAATTGCGGCTGACGATCGGCAATCATCGCGTCCATCTCGGCTTCGGCGACGGGGCCGTCGTGGTCACGACCCTGAAGAGCGGTGGATCCGCGCCGTCGCCCGGCGACGAGGAATTCTCGGTCATGGTGCGTGTCGAGGATGTCGATGCGCACCACCGCTGCGCGATGCGCCGTGGCGCCATGGCGCTGACCGCGCCGACGAGCTACCCCTATGGCGAACGGCAATATTCCTGCCGCGATCTCGCCGGCCACGCCTGGACCTTCTCGCAAACGATCGCCGATGTCGCGCCCGAGGAATGGGGCGGCAGAGCCGAGCGTCACGTCGAAACGGATTCAGACGACACGTTTTAA